In Scatophagus argus isolate fScaArg1 chromosome 7, fScaArg1.pri, whole genome shotgun sequence, a genomic segment contains:
- the LOC124061902 gene encoding patatin-like phospholipase domain-containing protein 2 isoform X2 has product MEVSEKMFSWDEEWNISFAGCGFRSIYYLGALSCILQQVPQLVRGASKICGASSGCLVAAALTIGFPIEELCVDVLTMAKEARKHTLGVFHPTFSLLRSVRASLLEKLPADAHLRASGRLCVSLTRLADGKNVLVSEFDSRDELIQVLMCSCFFPVYCGFVPPSYRGVHYMDGALSNNMPLFEHRNTITMAPFSGESDICPREGTFNFFDFHYGNMSIQVNTGNVHRVCTSFLPPRLEKLAEICHNGYMDALRFLRERDLLGTQHVPPCLVAKRDTVKPCCELVASAQAGESEKMLMNGQTSHQGDHWWLDLKVIENLPLNFRKVLCEACRDTHEVGKVLPLKAVTHVLSLVMLPVELIVLLMKSLLTSTTDLYRRTWSSGSKGPISSSRSSNSDLRAQTGEDKNIKPLTSTSTPSETLHQENKSSLDLFSLTSTCAGPSNSPIRKKPLCGKVTLNHRSKSTHRS; this is encoded by the exons ATGGAAGTCTCAGAGAAGATGTTCAGCTGGGACGAGGAGTGGAACATCTCTTTTGCTGGCTGCGGATTCAGGAGTATTTACTACCTGGGAGCTTTGAGTTGTATCCTCCAGCAGGTCCCGCAGCTGGTGCGTGGAGCCTCTAAAATCTGCGGGGCCTCGTCTGGTTGTCTTGTGGCTGCAGCCCTGACGATTGGATTTCCCATCG AGGAGTTATGTGTTGATGTTTTGACCATGGCTAAGGAGGCCAGAAAACACACTCTGGGAGTTTTCCACCCGACCTTTAGCCTGCTGCGGTCAGTGCGGGCCTCCCTGCTGGAGAAGCTGCCGGCGGACGCCCACCTCCGGGCCTCTGGAAGGCTCTGCGTGTCCCTCACCAGACTGGCTGATGGGAAGAACGTTTTGGTGTCGGAGTTTGACAGCAGAGACGAGCTCATTCAG GTCCTCATGTGCAGCTGTTTTTTCCCTGTTTACTGTGGTTTTGTCCCACCTTCGTACCGCGGAGTG caCTACATGGACGGAGCCCTGAGCAACAACATGCCCCTGTTCGAGCACAGGAACACCATCACCATGGCCCCGTTCTCAGGCGAGAGCGACATCTGCCCCAGAGAGGGCACATTCAACTTCTTCGACTTTCACTATGGAAACATGAGCATCCAGGTCAACACCGGAAATGTGCATCGGGTCTGTACATCCTTTCTCCCTCCAAGGCTTGAG AAGCTGGCTGAGATCTGCCACAATGGCTACATGGATGCTCTTCGTTTcctgagagaaagag ATCTGCTTGGAACGCAGCATGTTCCACCCTGTTTGGTGGCGAAGAGGGACACAGTCAAACCTTGTTGTGAGCTGGTGGCCTCAGCTCAAGCAGGAGAGTCAGAGAAGATGCTGATGAATGGACAAACAAGTCATCAGGGTGACCATTGGTGGTTGGATCTGAAAGTCATAGAGAACCTCCCGCTCAACTTCAGGAAAG tgctGTGTGAGGCGTGCAGGGACACTCATGAGGTTGGCAAGGTGCTTCCGCTGAAAGCCGTTACGCATGTGCTGAGCCTCGTCATGCTGCCCGTTGAGCTGATCGTCTTACTCATGAAAAG TCTGTTGACGTCGACCACAGATCTCTACAGGCGGACATGGAGCAGCGGATCCAAGGGCCCCATCAG cagcagcaggtcctcAAACTCAGACCTCAGAGCCCAGACaggagaagacaaaaacattaaaccTCTGACCTCAACAAGCACCCCCAGCGAAACTCTTCACCAGGAAAACAAGAGCAGCCTGGATCTGTTTTCCCTCACCTCCACGTGTGCAGGTCCATCAAACTCCCCCATCCGTAAAAAACCTCTATGTGGCAAAGTGACTTTAAACCACAGAAGTAAATCAACACATCGGTCATAA
- the LOC124061902 gene encoding patatin-like phospholipase domain-containing protein 2 isoform X1, with protein MEVSEKMFSWDEEWNISFAGCGFRSIYYLGALSCILQQVPQLVRGASKICGASSGCLVAAALTIGFPIEELCVDVLTMAKEARKHTLGVFHPTFSLLRSVRASLLEKLPADAHLRASGRLCVSLTRLADGKNVLVSEFDSRDELIQVLMCSCFFPVYCGFVPPSYRGVHYMDGALSNNMPLFEHRNTITMAPFSGESDICPREGTFNFFDFHYGNMSIQVNTGNVHRVCTSFLPPRLEKLAEICHNGYMDALRFLRERDLLGTQHVPPCLVAKRDTVKPCCELVASAQAGESEKMLMNGQTSHQGDHWWLDLKVIENLPLNFRKVLCEACRDTHEVGKVLPLKAVTHVLSLVMLPVELIVLLMKSLLTSTTDLYRRTWSSGSKGPISSSSRSSNSDLRAQTGEDKNIKPLTSTSTPSETLHQENKSSLDLFSLTSTCAGPSNSPIRKKPLCGKVTLNHRSKSTHRS; from the exons ATGGAAGTCTCAGAGAAGATGTTCAGCTGGGACGAGGAGTGGAACATCTCTTTTGCTGGCTGCGGATTCAGGAGTATTTACTACCTGGGAGCTTTGAGTTGTATCCTCCAGCAGGTCCCGCAGCTGGTGCGTGGAGCCTCTAAAATCTGCGGGGCCTCGTCTGGTTGTCTTGTGGCTGCAGCCCTGACGATTGGATTTCCCATCG AGGAGTTATGTGTTGATGTTTTGACCATGGCTAAGGAGGCCAGAAAACACACTCTGGGAGTTTTCCACCCGACCTTTAGCCTGCTGCGGTCAGTGCGGGCCTCCCTGCTGGAGAAGCTGCCGGCGGACGCCCACCTCCGGGCCTCTGGAAGGCTCTGCGTGTCCCTCACCAGACTGGCTGATGGGAAGAACGTTTTGGTGTCGGAGTTTGACAGCAGAGACGAGCTCATTCAG GTCCTCATGTGCAGCTGTTTTTTCCCTGTTTACTGTGGTTTTGTCCCACCTTCGTACCGCGGAGTG caCTACATGGACGGAGCCCTGAGCAACAACATGCCCCTGTTCGAGCACAGGAACACCATCACCATGGCCCCGTTCTCAGGCGAGAGCGACATCTGCCCCAGAGAGGGCACATTCAACTTCTTCGACTTTCACTATGGAAACATGAGCATCCAGGTCAACACCGGAAATGTGCATCGGGTCTGTACATCCTTTCTCCCTCCAAGGCTTGAG AAGCTGGCTGAGATCTGCCACAATGGCTACATGGATGCTCTTCGTTTcctgagagaaagag ATCTGCTTGGAACGCAGCATGTTCCACCCTGTTTGGTGGCGAAGAGGGACACAGTCAAACCTTGTTGTGAGCTGGTGGCCTCAGCTCAAGCAGGAGAGTCAGAGAAGATGCTGATGAATGGACAAACAAGTCATCAGGGTGACCATTGGTGGTTGGATCTGAAAGTCATAGAGAACCTCCCGCTCAACTTCAGGAAAG tgctGTGTGAGGCGTGCAGGGACACTCATGAGGTTGGCAAGGTGCTTCCGCTGAAAGCCGTTACGCATGTGCTGAGCCTCGTCATGCTGCCCGTTGAGCTGATCGTCTTACTCATGAAAAG TCTGTTGACGTCGACCACAGATCTCTACAGGCGGACATGGAGCAGCGGATCCAAGGGCCCCATCAG cagcagcagcaggtcctcAAACTCAGACCTCAGAGCCCAGACaggagaagacaaaaacattaaaccTCTGACCTCAACAAGCACCCCCAGCGAAACTCTTCACCAGGAAAACAAGAGCAGCCTGGATCTGTTTTCCCTCACCTCCACGTGTGCAGGTCCATCAAACTCCCCCATCCGTAAAAAACCTCTATGTGGCAAAGTGACTTTAAACCACAGAAGTAAATCAACACATCGGTCATAA
- the LOC124061902 gene encoding patatin-like phospholipase domain-containing protein 2 isoform X3: MAKEARKHTLGVFHPTFSLLRSVRASLLEKLPADAHLRASGRLCVSLTRLADGKNVLVSEFDSRDELIQVLMCSCFFPVYCGFVPPSYRGVHYMDGALSNNMPLFEHRNTITMAPFSGESDICPREGTFNFFDFHYGNMSIQVNTGNVHRVCTSFLPPRLEKLAEICHNGYMDALRFLRERDLLGTQHVPPCLVAKRDTVKPCCELVASAQAGESEKMLMNGQTSHQGDHWWLDLKVIENLPLNFRKVLCEACRDTHEVGKVLPLKAVTHVLSLVMLPVELIVLLMKSLLTSTTDLYRRTWSSGSKGPISSSSRSSNSDLRAQTGEDKNIKPLTSTSTPSETLHQENKSSLDLFSLTSTCAGPSNSPIRKKPLCGKVTLNHRSKSTHRS; encoded by the exons ATGGCTAAGGAGGCCAGAAAACACACTCTGGGAGTTTTCCACCCGACCTTTAGCCTGCTGCGGTCAGTGCGGGCCTCCCTGCTGGAGAAGCTGCCGGCGGACGCCCACCTCCGGGCCTCTGGAAGGCTCTGCGTGTCCCTCACCAGACTGGCTGATGGGAAGAACGTTTTGGTGTCGGAGTTTGACAGCAGAGACGAGCTCATTCAG GTCCTCATGTGCAGCTGTTTTTTCCCTGTTTACTGTGGTTTTGTCCCACCTTCGTACCGCGGAGTG caCTACATGGACGGAGCCCTGAGCAACAACATGCCCCTGTTCGAGCACAGGAACACCATCACCATGGCCCCGTTCTCAGGCGAGAGCGACATCTGCCCCAGAGAGGGCACATTCAACTTCTTCGACTTTCACTATGGAAACATGAGCATCCAGGTCAACACCGGAAATGTGCATCGGGTCTGTACATCCTTTCTCCCTCCAAGGCTTGAG AAGCTGGCTGAGATCTGCCACAATGGCTACATGGATGCTCTTCGTTTcctgagagaaagag ATCTGCTTGGAACGCAGCATGTTCCACCCTGTTTGGTGGCGAAGAGGGACACAGTCAAACCTTGTTGTGAGCTGGTGGCCTCAGCTCAAGCAGGAGAGTCAGAGAAGATGCTGATGAATGGACAAACAAGTCATCAGGGTGACCATTGGTGGTTGGATCTGAAAGTCATAGAGAACCTCCCGCTCAACTTCAGGAAAG tgctGTGTGAGGCGTGCAGGGACACTCATGAGGTTGGCAAGGTGCTTCCGCTGAAAGCCGTTACGCATGTGCTGAGCCTCGTCATGCTGCCCGTTGAGCTGATCGTCTTACTCATGAAAAG TCTGTTGACGTCGACCACAGATCTCTACAGGCGGACATGGAGCAGCGGATCCAAGGGCCCCATCAG cagcagcagcaggtcctcAAACTCAGACCTCAGAGCCCAGACaggagaagacaaaaacattaaaccTCTGACCTCAACAAGCACCCCCAGCGAAACTCTTCACCAGGAAAACAAGAGCAGCCTGGATCTGTTTTCCCTCACCTCCACGTGTGCAGGTCCATCAAACTCCCCCATCCGTAAAAAACCTCTATGTGGCAAAGTGACTTTAAACCACAGAAGTAAATCAACACATCGGTCATAA
- the LOC124061903 gene encoding G/T mismatch-specific thymine DNA glycosylase-like isoform X1, with product MEEKLNGSFPVVSPEYLHQWVQSAQQFQALQAQYSGLNPNHHFHYPEGQTGETAMAHMADPEAMMEQQEPANLAKPPAKKRGRRAQPKEPQQPKPPKVPKAAKPPKDPNAPKAKPGPKPKKGTESQTDGKQEKIDESFKKVKRKIDRFKGMSEEEVMKKTLPDLLDYNLDYVIIGINPGLMAAYIGRWFPGPGNHFWKCLFLSGFTEEQLNHMHDSTLPVKYKMGFTNMVARATPGSKDLSSKELREGGKILVEKLKKFRPLIAVFNGKCIYEMFCRELFGKKPNKLEFGLQPHKIPDCDVALFLMPSSSARCAQFPRAQDKVHFYIKLRELRDHLKGIRKTTEIEEVAYSFDLQMAKEDAKRMAIKEEQYDPGYEEAYGGAYAERGPEGGQAQSQTNGHCTFSSAENQDGAQEAATSQTGEGQLPDGQWMTQSFADQIPDISGGPKDGSI from the exons ATGGAAGAAAAGCTGAATGGATCATTCCCTGTTGTCTCCCCGGAGTATCTTCATCAGTG GGTTCAGTCTGCACAGCAGTTTCAAGCTCTCCAGGCCCAATATTCTGGCCTGAACCCCAACCATCACTTTCACTACCCGGAGGGGCAAACAGGAGAGACAGCTATGGCACATATGGCTGATCCAGAAGCCAtgatggagcagcaggagcCTGCCAACCTGGCGAAAC CCCCAGCCAAAAAGAGAGGCAGACGCGCTCAACCCAAGGAACCCCAGCAGCCGAAACCACCAAAAGTCCCCAAGGCAGCAAAGCCACCGAAGGACCCAAATGCACCAAAAGCCAAACCTGGTCCTAAGCCGAAGAAGGGCACTGAATCTCAGACAGATGGCAAGCAAGAGAAGATTGATGAAAGCTTTaagaaagtgaagaggaaaattGACCGCTTCAAGGGAATGTCAGAGGAGGAAGTCATGAAAAAAACTCTGCCAGACCTGCTGGATTACAACCTGGACTATGTCATT ATTGGTATCAACCCAGGCCTGATGGCAGCTTACATTGGACGGTGGTTTCCAGGTCCTGGAAATCATTTTT GGAAGTGCCTGTTTCTGTCTGGATTTACTGAGGAGCAACTCAACCACATGCATGACAGCACCCTGCCTGTCAAGTACAAAATGGGCTTCACCAACATGGTGGCCAGGGCGACTCCAGGGAGCAAAGATCTCTCAAG TAAAGAGTTGCGTGAAGGAGGCAAGATTCTCGTAGAGAAGCTGAAGAAATTCAGACCTCTTATTGCAGTTTTCAATGGAAAAT gtATCTATGAAATGTTCTGCAGAGAGCTGTTtggaaaaaaaccaaacaagctTGAATTTGGTCTGCAGCCCCACAAGATCCCCGACTGTGATGTG GCTCTGTTTCTGATGCCTTCATCAAGCGCTCGTTGTGCTCAGTTCCCTCGTGCTCAGGACAAAGTCCACTTTTACATCAAACTGAGGGAGCTCAGAGATCACCTGAAGGGTATCCGAAAAACCACAGAGATTGAGGAGGTTGCGTACTCATTTGACCTGCAAATGGCCAAGG AGGATGCCAAGAGGATGGCGATAAAGGAGGAGCAGTACGATCCCGGTTATGAAGAAGCCTATGGTGGAGCATATGCAGAGAGGGGACCTGAAGGGGGCCAAGCACAAAGTCAGACCAACGGTCACTGTACATTCTCATCTGCAGAAAACCAAG ATGGAGCGCAGGAGGCGGCCACGTCACAAACGGGAGAAGGCCAGCTCCCGGACGGACAGTGGATGACCCAGTCCTTTGCAGATCAGATCCCAGACATCAGCGGTGGGCCAAAGGACGGCAGCATATAA
- the LOC124061903 gene encoding G/T mismatch-specific thymine DNA glycosylase-like isoform X2 has product MAHMADPEAMMEQQEPANLAKPPAKKRGRRAQPKEPQQPKPPKVPKAAKPPKDPNAPKAKPGPKPKKGTESQTDGKQEKIDESFKKVKRKIDRFKGMSEEEVMKKTLPDLLDYNLDYVIIGINPGLMAAYIGRWFPGPGNHFWKCLFLSGFTEEQLNHMHDSTLPVKYKMGFTNMVARATPGSKDLSSKELREGGKILVEKLKKFRPLIAVFNGKCIYEMFCRELFGKKPNKLEFGLQPHKIPDCDVALFLMPSSSARCAQFPRAQDKVHFYIKLRELRDHLKGIRKTTEIEEVAYSFDLQMAKEDAKRMAIKEEQYDPGYEEAYGGAYAERGPEGGQAQSQTNGHCTFSSAENQDGAQEAATSQTGEGQLPDGQWMTQSFADQIPDISGGPKDGSI; this is encoded by the exons ATGGCACATATGGCTGATCCAGAAGCCAtgatggagcagcaggagcCTGCCAACCTGGCGAAAC CCCCAGCCAAAAAGAGAGGCAGACGCGCTCAACCCAAGGAACCCCAGCAGCCGAAACCACCAAAAGTCCCCAAGGCAGCAAAGCCACCGAAGGACCCAAATGCACCAAAAGCCAAACCTGGTCCTAAGCCGAAGAAGGGCACTGAATCTCAGACAGATGGCAAGCAAGAGAAGATTGATGAAAGCTTTaagaaagtgaagaggaaaattGACCGCTTCAAGGGAATGTCAGAGGAGGAAGTCATGAAAAAAACTCTGCCAGACCTGCTGGATTACAACCTGGACTATGTCATT ATTGGTATCAACCCAGGCCTGATGGCAGCTTACATTGGACGGTGGTTTCCAGGTCCTGGAAATCATTTTT GGAAGTGCCTGTTTCTGTCTGGATTTACTGAGGAGCAACTCAACCACATGCATGACAGCACCCTGCCTGTCAAGTACAAAATGGGCTTCACCAACATGGTGGCCAGGGCGACTCCAGGGAGCAAAGATCTCTCAAG TAAAGAGTTGCGTGAAGGAGGCAAGATTCTCGTAGAGAAGCTGAAGAAATTCAGACCTCTTATTGCAGTTTTCAATGGAAAAT gtATCTATGAAATGTTCTGCAGAGAGCTGTTtggaaaaaaaccaaacaagctTGAATTTGGTCTGCAGCCCCACAAGATCCCCGACTGTGATGTG GCTCTGTTTCTGATGCCTTCATCAAGCGCTCGTTGTGCTCAGTTCCCTCGTGCTCAGGACAAAGTCCACTTTTACATCAAACTGAGGGAGCTCAGAGATCACCTGAAGGGTATCCGAAAAACCACAGAGATTGAGGAGGTTGCGTACTCATTTGACCTGCAAATGGCCAAGG AGGATGCCAAGAGGATGGCGATAAAGGAGGAGCAGTACGATCCCGGTTATGAAGAAGCCTATGGTGGAGCATATGCAGAGAGGGGACCTGAAGGGGGCCAAGCACAAAGTCAGACCAACGGTCACTGTACATTCTCATCTGCAGAAAACCAAG ATGGAGCGCAGGAGGCGGCCACGTCACAAACGGGAGAAGGCCAGCTCCCGGACGGACAGTGGATGACCCAGTCCTTTGCAGATCAGATCCCAGACATCAGCGGTGGGCCAAAGGACGGCAGCATATAA